From the Saccharomycodes ludwigii strain NBRC 1722 chromosome I, whole genome shotgun sequence genome, one window contains:
- a CDS encoding uncharacterized protein (similar to Saccharomyces cerevisiae YIL056W | VHR1 | VHt1 Regulator (paralog of YER064C | VHR2)) gives MPAKDTKIHKPTGNGTTHKIRELLNFTDSKKWKKFSSRRLELIDKFKLSEKKASEQDQNIKRIASILRTEFNYPVNSQVEFEKLVTAAVQSVRRNRKRSVKTKKSKGKITDNITTGTNNNNSSFGSSGEDDLDSHTNTSNVDSRVTSPILSTVSCSVNTSKNNDSKNNANTIETTKINTISPIPNNSEVYHPKPLRFAITGTNSNDASTMNNNNISSSTTINNSNASNNHSQGPTNNTNVHQKYEELMKLIISDIVYNRIPLKEQERRENYRINFNTNHTGSHNNPISTNNSHNFYHNSSINSKLNNNIHSSVPTSTTSNTITNNDDMPNLEFFALSSQNYHLLPLIKQQQKQIKKAHSSTSGNNSCSSNGPTSIMNLNNHDGIPIFLREKLILHVNRSRTCLDICTKQGGLLDLYGNLIKLGQSSICSSISFVLERFFSDLQISSIDYLYDKVSNDENLSTIASKIFGPATNHNFFQLPSDYQVKLFQLIFGAIIKDFGFDPCIYPLSEVFNDYILRHYPLVSHRTSATFTSNTSNNKTAVTNSMKASTILHSVSIKPSIANQDVNKKVLLKFKNKQQEFTFHLLSNGPPTINEILENSTQLFNIVSLSKNLCLYHETPATNTSDIKSEIIKDDMELASIFNQFTSSKIILEIKELHPPAKTTLNLSTNAGGTGNVDGLAILSRAASSHQLASVTNTNNNDLYPIPSPNIPPTASTNNNTKLNPPSRTVSPISVLDDIIYRMNTPISVTTSNSSSHSISSSCANGNHDTDSGNNSGSDTLHGDINHVVKGTNAKITLPPGIKRNTSLFANNNLPKPSYQPLL, from the coding sequence ATGCCTGCTAAAGATACTAAAATACACAAACCTACAGGCAATGGTACAACCCATAAAATTAGAgaattattgaattttaCTGATAGTAAAAAATGGAAGAAATTCAGTTCAAGAAGATTAGAATTAATCGATAAGTTTAAGTTGAGTGAGAAAAAGGCTAGTGAACAAgatcaaaatattaaaaggaTAGCCAGTATATTACGAACTGAGTTCAATTACCCTGTCAATTCTCAAGtagaatttgaaaaattagttACTGCCGCTGTTCAAAGTGTTagaagaaatagaaaaagatCAGTTAAGACAAAAAAGAGTAAGGGTAAGATAACTGACAACATAACTACTggcactaataataataattcctCATTCGGATCCTCTGGGGAAGATGATTTGGATAGTCATACTAATACCAGTAATGTGGACAGTAGAGTTACTTCACCAATTTTATCCACCGTTAGTTGTAGTGTGAATACCAGCAAGAACAATGATAGCAAGAACAATGCAAATACCATTGAAACTACCAAAATCAATACCATTTCACCTATTCCAAATAATTCAGAGGTTTATCATCCCAAGCCATTAAGGTTTGCAATAACTGGAACTAATAGCAACGATGCCAGCActatgaataataataatatttcttcatctactactattaataatagtaatgcAAGTAATAATCATAGCCAAGGGCcaactaataatactaatgtACATCAGAAATACGAAGAATTAATGAAGTTAATCATTTCTGATATAGTTTATAATAGAATTCCATTGAAAGAACAAGAGAGGAGAGAAAATTATAGAATTAATTTCAATACCAACCATACCGGGTCTCATAATAATCCCATATCCACTAATAACAGTCacaatttttatcataACAGCTCAATAAACAGTAAGCTGAATAATAACATCCATAGTTCTGTCCCTACTAGTACTACTAGCAATACTATTACCAACAATGATGATATGCCAAACTTGGAGTTTTTTGCATTATCTTCTCAAAATTATCATCTACTACCACTGattaaacaacaacaaaaacaaattaaaaaggcACACTCTAGTACATCCGGTAATAATTCTTGTAGTTCCAATGGTCCCACCAGCATTATGAATTTAAACAATCACGACGGAATTCCGATTTTCCTAAGAGAAAAGTTGATATTACATGTTAATAGATCTAGAACTTGCCTAGATATATGCACCAAGCAAGGCGGATTGTTGGATCTTTATGgcaatttaattaaattagGTCAATCATCAATATGTTCTTCGATTTCTTTTGTGTTGGAAAGGTTTTTTTCAGATTTACAAATATCTTCCATTGACTACTTATATGATAAAGTTAGCAACGACGAAAATTTATCCACCATTGCATCCAAAATATTCGGTCCTGCAACAaatcataatttttttcaattacCTTCAGATTATCAAGTTAAGTTGTTTCAATTGATTTTCGGtgctattattaaagaTTTTGGATTCGATCCTTGTATATATCCATTGAGCGAAGTTTTCaatgattatattttaagaCACTATCCATTAGTTTCACATCGTACTTCTGCTACTTTTACCAGTAATAccagtaataacaaaactGCTGTTACGAACAGCATGAAAGCATCCACCATTTTGCATTCTGTTTCTATTAAGCCATCGATTGCCAATCAGgatgttaataaaaaagtcttgttgaaattcaaaaataaacaacaagAGTTTACTTTCCATCTGTTGAGCAATGGTCCACCGACTATCAATgaaattttggaaaattctACTCAATTATTCAATATTGTCTCTTTAAGTAAAAATCTATGTCTATACCATGAAACACCTGCTACCAACACCTCTGACATAAAATCAGAGATTATTAAAGATGATATGGAGTTGGCTTCTATATTCAACCAATTTACTTcttcaaaaattattttggaaattaaagaattgCACCCTCCGGCAAAAACCACCCTTAACCTCAGCACTAATGCTGGTGGTACAGGTAATGTTGACGGCTTGGCTATTTTAAGCAGGGCAGCCTCGTCTCACCAATTGGCCTCTGTGACcaataccaataacaatgattTATATCCTATCCCTTCTCCTAATATCCCGCCAACGGCTTctacaaacaataatacgAAATTAAATCCCCCATCAAGAACGGTTTCTCCCATTTCAGTGCTTGatgatattatatatagaatGAATACTCCAATATCGGTAACAACAAGTAATTCATCTTCACATAGCATTTCTTCCAGTTGTGCCAACGGCAATCATGATACTGATAGTGGCAATAACAGTGGTTCTGACACTTTACATGGTGACATTAATCATGTTGTAAAAGGCACTAATGCTAAGATCACTTTACCGCCTGGTATTAAGAGAAATACCAGCTTATTTGCCAACAATAATTTACCTAAACCTTCATATCAACCGCTactataa